The genomic DNA GCCTGATTAATGATTTTTCTCTGATTCTCTAGCTCCCTTCATTGGGCCTTCACTTCCTCAGGTCCTCTTCCAATAGTGTGAAGTCTAATTCCTGTAATACCCATATCACTCCCAGCAGCTCTGTTTCCTTGACACATGGAGTAATAGCTGCAGAGGTGATGTGAGGGCAAGGgaatgttgtttgtttttaagatgatAGTTTGCTGCTTGTTTGcttgagagaagagaaaggacaaCTGCAAGAGTATTGTAGCTTGGACCCAGGGCACGAAGGAAAAGATTGGATTGAGATGGGGGCACAGAATAGGTGAACTCAAGCACTGTACTAAGAGGAAAGACAGAGTAGGTGGGCATCTATGTAGTAGATTGGTAGTTACAATGGGAGTATGTGGAAGTCTCTTGATTGCTTTTATTGTCTCGGTGAAATAAGAAATGCCAGCAGTAGATGAGTCTactgggagaagagagaaaagtatAATTGTGAAAATTTGTCTTTTTTGGCTGCCTAGCCTGTGGACCTCTTTCTAGAGTTTGGAGAATTTGCTGTTTTGTGGGTCTTGGTGGGAGACAGAACCCATTCATCACAATTGAAGCTGAAATAATCAGACCCTCAGTCTTACCAACCCTTAGTAGCTCCTGGAAGATTTAGGATCCCCATTTCCTTATAACCACATGACTAGAGAGTAATGAAAGGCTCTTCTCCAAGGGGACTCCAATAGGCCAGGACTGAGCCACATTCCCCTTCTCAGAACAAGCACTGTGTCTCAGGACTCAGGAACCAAAGTTTTCTATTCCTGGCGGCACAACTTGGGAGGGTTTGACACCACCCTGAGTGCTAGGCGATTGGGTTAAAGTCACTAGAGGATCCCATACTCAGTCATGATAAGATCAGCGATGGGCCTATGGGTCTCTGCAGccaaaagaagggagaaagaaggctTGGGAAGCCAGGAAAGGAAACTTCCTCCTCCTTTCAGGGAGCTAAGAGAAGAAATGATTGGCCTTCTGCATAATAAGGATATAATGTCTGGAAAGGctgcagccattaaaaaaaaactactgttTTTGAATAGGAAATTTATGCATGTGGTTTAACAGTACAAAAGTAGTATACAGTGAAAAGCAGATCAGCCTTTTCCCCTGTCTGTGTCCAGCTGCCACCGAATTCCATTTTCCAGAGGAATTCATAGTTACGTGCTTCCGTGTGTCCTCCCAGAGAGTCTGCCATATGCAAGCATGCACATGTAAGTGTATCTTATTTCTTCCCCAAACGGCCCActctttgctctttctctctaCCTCCGTTGTATTTACTTAATGATGTTTCTTGGAGATTTTCCATGGCTACACACATAGGTCTGCCTTTAACAGTAGCGCAGAATGCCATTTTGTGGATGGTCCATTATTAATTTAAGCATCCTTCAGTGACTGACATTTAGGTTATTTGTACTGTGGATGAAcaaagggccacatgctaacctgactaactcagggaaggcctgcatagCGGCCTTCCAAATtcaagagacctaaagtaaccacaaaggatggtctgaaattaaaaacctttcatttaaaaaacagtttatagtgggtagtcaagtcccaggccagtatcttccttgacaaaaaTCAACTTcaatctttactgagcctattgtctttttgcatctaagataccatacctgtgaaatgtcagggtaacttgtaacttccctttttccataTCCCTCAGGGTGAAATCAAATTCCTTCATCGTTATTGTTggcatgttaattgttgactgttaactacccTATACcaacctaagtaaaagaagtatgtgtctatcattttactttttatccaaccccagaggttccccaccccccatgTCTCATGTCTCCCtctttgattgtaatgtaaaaACAAGGTTTGGCTCAactaaactcacaaaaattctttataggtttgaatggtttttggttgtttttttttttttactttaacagCACATACAGTTGCAATAAAAATTCCTCAAATGCCTATCATTTTGCACATAAACTACATTCGTTTTTACTCCCATGCCCACTCAGCTGGAGACCAAAGCTGAAGCATCCAGAAGAGCAGAGCCAAGGGAACCACAGAGAATGACACTGGAACCCTGATGACACGGTGACACTCTGGATTGGGCTGGGActgacatccctgtcttgttcccgatcttaagggaaatacttttagttttttcccattgagtatgatattggctgtaagTTTTTCATACATGGtctttattttgttgaggtatgatacctctattcccaccttgctgagagtttttatcataaataggtgctggattttatcaaatgctttttctgcatctatcgatatgatcatgtgatttttatctttcattttatgtaatttgtcatatttattgatttacagatattgtaccagccttgcatccccagaataaatcccatttggtcatggtgaatGATCTTCTTAATGTATTACTGGATCCGGTTGGTTTGCTAacattttgctgaggattttagcatctatgttcattagggatattggcctagaattttctttctttgtagtgtttttcaTCAGGTTTTAGGTTTTGGAAATAGGATAATGATGGCCCCATAAAAAGAGGTtagaattttttggaataatttgagaagggtaggtgttagttcttatttgaatgtttgataaaattctcctgtgaagccatccagtccagtttgctgggagttttttaaaaaaatatgtttttattgattttagagagagatagaaacattgatgagagagaaacatccattggctacctcctgtatgccccctactggggaactagcccataacttgggcatgtgccctgactgggacctcttggtgcttgggtgaacactcaaccactgagcaacactggccgggctgctgGTAgttgattactgctttaatttcattcggtgttattggtctattcagtttttctgattcttcctgattgagttttgggagattgtacctttctaggaatttgtccattttgctcaggttgtccaatttgttggcatataattgttcatagtattttctttttttaaaaattttattttattttttaaaatatattttattgattttttacagagaggaagggagagaaatagagagttagaaacatcaacatcgatgagagagaaacatcgatcagccgcctcctgcacacctcctactggggatgtgcctgcaacccaggtacatgcccttgaccggaattgaacccgggacctttcagtccacaggccgacgctctatccactgagccaaaccggtttcggccatagtattttcttacaatcctttatatttcttttttaaaaaaaatatattttattgattttttacagagaggaagggagagggatagaaacatcgatgagagagaaacatcaatcagctgcctcctgcacactcctactggggatgtgcccacaacctaggtacatgcccttgatcagaatcgaacctgggacctttcagtccacaggtggacgctctatccactgagccaaactgggtagggctaatcctttgtatttctgtgatgtcagttgttactttgcctctttcatttttttattttgcttatatgggtcctctctctttgtttcctggtgagcctggctaaatattcatcaattttgtttatcttttcaaagaaccaactcttggtttcactgatcttttgtattgttcttttagactccatgtcatttatttccactgtaacctttattatttccttccttctgcttactctgggcttttcttgttgccctctttctagttcttttaggtgCAGGGTTAGATTGttcatttgagatttttctttcttcttgaggCAGGTCTGTAATGCTAagaacttctctctcagaacggctttcactgtatcccatagattttgggttgttgtgtgttcatttttatttatttccaggtATTTCCCTATCTTCTAAAGGGCTGACTTGCTATTTTGGATTTGGCGAATTAGGGTTAGAGAGGAGAAGGCAATGAGTTAGGGAGAAGTGCCTGAGAATTCCAGGTCTTCCCTCCCCTAGCCATCTCTCAGGGGATTCTTCTCAAGTGCCACGGAATAGTACCATAGTCCTTGAGGATCGCCACCATGGAGACTGGGAGTTGGGTTCTATTGCTCTGGTGACCAATTGCGTGGGGCCTCTGTACTGGAACTGCCGGGGTTCTGGGAAGAGGCAGGCCTGGGAAGCTCAGGCTTAGAGGAAGCCTTGGGGCAAAAGCAGAAGAGAGCTTAGGAGTGGACTCATAGTCTTGGTTCTACTTTCAACTCAGTGATGTCCACCCTTTCAGTGTTCTTGGATGTGCCGGCAGCCCAGAAGCTAGAAGGCAGCTTGTTAAAGACCTACAAACAAGACACTTACTCTAAGAAGATGTTCCTGGCCTATAAAGGTAGACGCCTAAAACTTAGTATATCATAATTGCCTCTAGGGGGCAGTATTCCATTGCTACAGAGGAATCAGGAACATCGCGCAAGCTTCTCCCAGTGGGCAAAAGAGCAGAAACCATCCTGGGTCATTCCGcgccctctgcctttctctggggGCTTTCAGAGGTTTGAAACAAGCTCTGGTATATCCTCTTCCCCAGCTGTATGTGGGGCCTGCATGAGCACAGCACatttttctgcctctttctccACCCCCTTTCTGTTCCTGAACTAAGAATGGTTCCCTAAATTGACTCTTCTGATATACAGAGAGCCCTTGCCACTGTGAACGTCAGTGTTACCTTTGTTTAATCTCAGGTATTTATAACTCCCAGGCTGTATATAATTTTCGCCCTTTAAAATGGCACATAGGTTTCAGTTGTCttctttaaaaaggcaaaaattggctcagtggatagagcgtaggcctgaggactgaagggtcctgagtttgagtccagtcaagggcatgaacctcatttgtaggcttgatccctggccctggttggggcatgtgcagaaggcaaccaatcagtgatgtatctctctcacgttgatgtttctctctgtctctctccctccttttcactctctctaaaaatcaatgggaaaatatcctcaggtgaagattaacaaaacaaaaaaacccacaaaaattgtcctggccagtgtggctcagttggttgagtgtcatcctgtgcaccaaaaggtcgctggttcttGGTCGCTGGGACCAAGGTTTTCTTGTCCTTTTCCTGTCATTGCTCCATTGTTTACCATGATCCCAGGTTGTGAATTTGATCCctgatgcaggaggcagctctgatcagtgtttctctctcccttcctctctctctaaaatcaataaaaacatttaaaaataaaaaatattttaaaaaattataaatatttactagTAGCAAGTTGCTTTTATAAAAGGGAGGGATGGGAAGGAAAGTTGTCTTTTCCTAGGCAGCTTTCCAAAGCTTCAGGAAAGCCAGGACAGATGAATTGTTTGTGGGCTGtctgcagagcccagagacctccAGTTCACCCTCTGCGGTTCTTCTCACAGTCTGCATGACCCAGGAAGGACAACCCTGGGTTTCTTTTGTGGTGCACAAAATCCGACGGCAGATTGCACAGGATCCCTCCCTGAACTATGAGTATCTACCGGTGATGGGCATGAAGTCATTCATCCAGGCCTCGTTGGGACTTCTCTTTGGAAAGCACAGCCAAGCCATCGTGGAGAACAGGGTGAGAAGGGCCCCTCCttcactcacacagacacagggTGTGGAAATCGGAGTTTGCACAATTTTAAACCTGAAAGGGACTTtggaacaccccccacccccaccccccggcattGACAAAGAAGACTTGTGAGGCTCATAGAGTCCCAAGCTTGTCGTTGAAGGGCAAGGCCAGCATCAGAacccaaagcccatgctcttggCACCAGCCCACACTGCTAGTGTGCAAACTCTCTCAAGAAAGGAATAttctgccgaaaccagtttggctcagtggatagagtgtcagcctgcggactgaggggtcccaggttcgattccggtcaagggcatgtacctgggttgcgggcacatccccagtaggagatgtgcaggaggcagctgatcgatgtttctctcccatcgatgtttctgactctctatctctctcccttcctctctgtaaaaaatcaataaaatatatttttttaaaaaaaggaaaggaatattCTGAATCTGAGGTGGTTCTAGTATCACCATTACTCTTCTAAAGTgttatttctgtttgtttgtttgtttgtttgtttatttatttgctggCAGGCAGGGGGTGTGCACACTGTTGGTGACAGTGGTGCCTTCCAACTTGGGGCCCAGTTCCTCAAAACTTGGCGTGGGGATTCTCAAATAGTCTACGTCATTTCTTCTCAAGTAGGTGAGTGTTATGCAAGGTGAGGGTGACAGAAGATCCCTCTCCCGTTCCTGATTCCCACCCCATTTACATTCTTCACTGCTGTCCTTCTCACTCTCTGTCATGACAAATGGTGGACAAGCCAAGGTATGCTTGCCCTTTTCTTGTCATTGCTCCATTTTCAACCCTGACCCTCAGGGCCATTCTCTGGTGTGTCTGCTTCCATCTCTCCATTTCCCATGTAACAGCTGGTGGGGGGCTGTGTTTTCACAGAACAACATGGACTCATCTTCCAGGACATGGGCTTTATAGTTTTTGAATTCTCCTTCTGGGACTCTGAGCAGCTGTGCATGGACCCCAATATACTCTTCAATTTGGTGAAGGTAGAGAGGCCACCCTCAAAAACTTTTTCCCAGATCTGACCTACAgtgttattttcctttccttcccacccTTCTAATTATCCAAGGCCTTTTCTAGGCTTGGATTTGTCTAGTGCTTTGGTAGGAACCAACTTGGAGGATCACTTCTCCTCCAACACCCCGGTGCCCCTACCACCTGGCAGGGGCAGTGCCTGATGAGACAGTCTCTACCTATAGGGGGCCCCAGATGGCTGTATCTTTGTGATCGGGAACATCGACTACTGCAAGTTGACACAATGTCAGTGGACAAAGTTGATGACCACCATGAAGGTGAGCCCAGTGTCTCACTTGACTTCCTTTCACCATCTACCATCACTGTCATCAGTCTcaccctttttctttctcctttctcctctagAGAAAGCGGATATTCCCATTTTTTGACATTCCCTATCAAGGTTTATCTACCGGTGACCTGGAAGAAGATACTAGATTCTTACAATACTTCATATCTGAAGGCTTTGAATTCTTCTGCAGCCAGTCTCTGTCCAAGAGTTTTGGCATTTATGGTATGGTCTGGGCACAAGTAGAAGGGAGGGTCTGGTAGTAAAGTGCTGCCACACCCATGACACACTCCACACTCTCTCTACCCTGTGGAAAAAGCCATGGCCTCCAGAGAGGGCAGCATGGGGCACAGGAGAGGAGCTAGACATCTGGTTCCGTGACATCATCTCAGCTTAGTTATTAAAACTGGCCCCAGTTACATTGTTTTGCCCTTAGACCTTATTTCATCATCTCTAAGAGGAGGGGTTAAGAATTAGTTATCTTTCTAGTTCCTTCTACCTTTGAGACTCTGACAGTTACTCTTCCTCGAAGAAGAGCCTCTGGCAACTTCCTAGGGCCTGGACACCAGCTTGACTGGGCTGGGATGAGGGCCCTGCAGGTTGCCCCTCTCTTCGGCGAAGTTGGAGGCTGAGTTACAGGGGAGGGCCCTGGTAGAGGAGACTGAGAACGAGGCTCCTGTCTCCATGCTGCAGATGAAGGAGTGGGGATCCTAGCCGTGGTGGCACTCAACAACCAGCTCCTGCTGTGTGTCCTCTCCCAGCTGATGAATTTCGCCCTGGCCCTGTGGCTAAACCCTCCGACCTCGGGTGCTCGCATTATCACCTCCATCCTCTGTAACCCTGCTCTGTATGAAGCATGGTAAGGGTGAAGGGTAGGGGCAGGAATGGATGGGCAGAGCCTCTAGATACCTACATACTTCCTGATTCACAAGATTCAACTGGGTGCTTCGCTTCTTGCCTCTTTACTCCATTCATtcataaacatttactgaggacCCACTGTGTTCCAATGGCAATGACTGTGCCAACTCTTTCCCTACTATGGGGAAGTGGGTAATAGAATGGGACACAGACTGATGAATTATTTGAACTCTTCCAGATTGCAGGAGATTAGGAAGCCCCAAGAGCTTGCTACTCTACCAAAGTCTGCATAGGAGTCTGCTTGGCTTGCTTAAATTAATACAGGCTGAAACTTTTCTCCAATTCATAACCATCTGAGATCCCTGACTCCACTGGTGTGCCCTCAGGCACTCTGGTTGGGGGCTTTTGAAGGGAAGAGAAGTGGAATGACAATGAGGAGATTGGGAGCAGAGGGAATCCACACACTCTAATTTCTTGCTGTCCTTCCTTTGGCAGGAAGCTGAGTCTGAAAGAGGTTGCAGAAAACATTATGCTCATCAAAGAAAAGTTTAAAGAGAAGCTCCGGCTTCTGGGAACCCCTGGCTCCTGGGATCACATCACTAATCAGGATGGGACCCATGGGTATCTTGGACTCAACTGTAAGTGTCTAGGAGGAGAGACCTCTCCCCTTTCTGACCTTGGGCTTGTATTTGAATATTCAGCTTCACTGATTAGGTGACCAGTCCCCAGCTTCACACCAGATTTTGAATCTTTCTTGAGGAAAGTGGAGCTGCTTTGAAGACCCCTATGGCCTCCCACAAATGTTGATGCACCCTATCCCCCATAATCCACCTGGGCTAGAGAGGACTTAGAGTTGGTCACCCCAGGATCTGAGATCCTGTTATTATCACAAGCCCAACAGGTAGAATATTTGGTCAAGAAGAAACACATCTACGTCCCCAGGAATGGTCGGATTAACTTCACCTGTATCAATGCCTCCAACATAGATTACATCACTCAGAGCATCAACGAGGCTGTCATCTTCACAAAGggctcaggggaaaaaaaaaagtctccagcAAGTCAATAGCTCCGAAGTTAGAATAAAAGCTTGAGTCTTTGCAAAATTCCTGTGCTGGTTATTCACTGCTACAATTTATTTCTCTGCTGAGTATTCTGTCTCTGTCTATCTACCTACTTATAAAGCATTGGTCTGGCCTCAGCaaagaggtggtggtggggaaagcccagagaaaaaggaaatgtctACCTTCATGTACCATCTcatatttttttaagctttttaaaaatctttattgttcagattattacagttgttcctcttttttcccccatagctcccctccacctggttcccaccccaccctctgcccttaccgcccccccacccccgtcctcatccataggtgtacgatttttgtccagtttcttcccgcacccccacacccctttccccctgagaattgtcagtccactccctttctatgcccctgattctattatattcaccagtttattctgttgatcagattttttattcacttgattttgattcacttgttgatagacatgtatttgttgttcataatttttatctttatctttttcttcttcttcctcttcttaaagaatacctttcagcatttcatataatactggtttggtggtgatgaactcctttagctttttcttatctgtgaagctctttatctcaccttcaattctgaatgatagctttgctgggtaaagtaatcttggttgtaggttcttgctattcatcactttgaatatttcttgccactcccttctggcctgcatagtttctattgagaaatcagctgacagtcgtatgggtactcccttgtaggtaggtgactaactgcttttctcttgctgcttttaagattctctctttgtcttgctcttggcattttaattatgatgtgtcttggtgtggtcctctttggattcctcttgtttggggttctctgctcttcctggacttgtaagtctatttctttcaccaggtaggggaagttttctgtcattatttcttcaaataggttttcaatatttcttcttttcaatatttcttctctctctcttcttctggcacccccataattcagatgttggtatgcttgaggttgtcccagaggctccttacactatcttcatatttttggattctttttttttttttcttttctggttgggtgttttttacttcttcgtatttgaaatctttgacttgattcttgcaatcctctattctgctgttggatctctgtataatattctttatttcagtcagtgtatgcttaatttctttttttttttaatttttttttattgcttaaagtattacaaagggtattacatatgtatccattttatccccccgccctagacagtcccctagcctcccctatcacccagtgtcttatgtccattggttatgcttatatgcatgcatacaagtcctttagttgatctcttacccccctacctcctgccccccaaccctccccggccttcccgctgcagctcgacaatctgtttgaggcagctctgcctctgtatctattattgttcaaaagtttataatggtctctattgtccacgaatgagtgagatcatgtggtatttttcctttattgactggcttatttcacttagcataatgctctccagttccatccatgacgttgcaaatggtaagagttccttcctttttagagcagcatagtattccatcgtgtagatgtaccaccgttttctaatccattcatctactgatgggcacttaggctgtttccagatcttagctatggtgaattgtgctgctatgaacataggggtgcatatatcctttctgattggtgtttctggtttcttgggatatattcctagaagtgggatcacagggtcaaatgggagttccattttcagttttttaaggaaactccatactgtcttccatagtggctgcaccagtctgcattcccaccagcagtgcacaagtgttcctttttctccacatcctctccagcacttgtcgtttgttgatttgttgatgatagccagtctgataggtgtgagatggtacctcattgctgttttgatttgcatctcttggatgattagtgactttgagcatgttttcatatgtctcttggctttctggatgtcctcttttgaaaggtgtctatttaggtcctttgcccattttttgattggattgtttatctttcttttgttaagttgtatgagttccctataaattttggagattaggcccttatcagatatgtcattggcaaatatgttttcccacacagtgggttttctcgttgttttgttgatggtttcttttgctgtgcagaagctttttattttgatgtagtcccatttgttcattttttctttagtttcaagtgccctaggagctgtatcagtgaagaaattgcttcggcatatgtctgagattttcttgcctttggattcttctagaatttttatggtatcctgtcatacatttaagtcctttatccattttgagtttatttttgtgtatggtgtaagttggtggtctagtttcattttcttgcatatatctgtccaattttcccaacaccatttattgaagagactatcttggctccattgtatgttcttgcctcctttgtcaaatattaattgagcatattggttcgggccgatttctgggctctctattctattccattgatctatatgcctattcttgtgccagtaccaggcatatgcttaatttctagttggtcctttttcacatcctcaagggtctcactagatttatcgagagtctcactaaatttatcggcggtttctagaaaattcttgaaaaatcttataaccgtggttttgaactctatatccagtagtttgctttcctccatttctgtcattttttaccagtttctttgtctctgcattttggctgcttccctgtgttgatagagtggctttctgtgctaggtgtcctatagggcccagtggctcagcctcaccaattacctgaggtggacactcttggtgcacccctttgtgggctgtgtgcacagtcttggagttaagccttgattgttgttggtatcactgggaggaattgacctcgaggccaattggctgtgagaatcagctgtgtcacggtgggagaacttctgtgctggagacacacttctggggcaagacttgctttagtggggctttggtgctcactgagtctgccccctgagtgtgtcccttatggatctgaggagttgtaatctggatggtctcactctgaccactg from Myotis daubentonii chromosome 2, mMyoDau2.1, whole genome shotgun sequence includes the following:
- the GOT1L1 gene encoding putative aspartate aminotransferase, cytoplasmic 2, which codes for MSTLSVFLDVPAAQKLEGSLLKTYKQDTYSKKMFLAYKVCMTQEGQPWVSFVVHKIRRQIAQDPSLNYEYLPVMGMKSFIQASLGLLFGKHSQAIVENRAGGVHTVGDSGAFQLGAQFLKTWRGDSQIVYVISSQVEQHGLIFQDMGFIVFEFSFWDSEQLCMDPNILFNLVKGAPDGCIFVIGNIDYCKLTQCQWTKLMTTMKRKRIFPFFDIPYQGLSTGDLEEDTRFLQYFISEGFEFFCSQSLSKSFGIYDEGVGILAVVALNNQLLLCVLSQLMNFALALWLNPPTSGARIITSILCNPALYEAWKLSLKEVAENIMLIKEKFKEKLRLLGTPGSWDHITNQDGTHGYLGLNSQQVEYLVKKKHIYVPRNGRINFTCINASNIDYITQSINEAVIFTKGSGEKKKSPASQ